The nucleotide sequence GAATACACATCCGCTCAGGATTACGCATTGGTTCGTTTGGACAGACCGGTTCGTGGTCATCGCGTATTGGCGATCCAATCGACTCCAGTACAGCCAGGTGATGATATCTACGTTGTCGGTCATCCATCGGGTTTGCCAACCAAGATCGCTGATGGTGCGAAAGTGCGTTCTCAAAAGAACGGCTACTTCGTGACTAATTTGGATACATATGGCGGCAACTCGGGTTCTGCAGTATTTAATGCCCGCACGAATGAAATCGTGGGTATCCTTGTTCGTGGTGCTCAGGATTTTGCCTATGACCGTGCAAATCAGTGTACGATCAGCAACCGTTGCACTGATGAAGGCTGTCGTGGCGAAGATGTGACGAACATTTCTTTCATCTCTCAGGCTTTGAAACAGTAAAAGATTTTAAAATTTAAAAACGAAAAACCCACAGCTTCCTCCGAGTTGTGGGTTTTTTGTTTTTTCAGGACCGCGCTACTGATATCTCAGAGGGCGGCCTGGTTCAGCCGGATCCGCGGGTCTGATAGGCTGAGCTTTAATAGCTCCTTCAGCAGGGCAGTCGCGGGTCGTGCTTTCGAGTCGGGCCATATCACCCAGTTTATCCCGATGAGCTTCCCCCGCACACGGCAGGAGAGGGGATTCTTTCTGAGTACTGGCCGGTTTACGTTTCAGTTCTTCACTTGTCTCTGTGGCACTGGACGCGTTTTTATCAGAAGTCATGCGTTCCGGAGCCCCTTTGACAAATTGAGGAACGATCATCAGAAGAGCCGTTAGCCACAGGGCAAATTTCATAACGACCTCCTTTGCACCTTTATTATAGCGCACTGGGAACGATGCCGCTTTTCAAGTGGAAGAGGGTTGCTGCGAGGTTTGAAACTGCCAAAAGACAGGCTTTGTTTGCGCCGTTGGTCGGGTAAAAAAAAGGGGAGGTCTTTAAACCTCCCCTTTGGGAATGCCTGTTAAATTGTTGCGTGAACGCGGTGAGTGTCGTCCATATCGTCAAGATAGTTCAGGAACTCTGCGACGTCTTTTCTTTGTTCGTCAGAAAGTTCCGTGATGTTCTTGGCTTTGTAAGACAGCTCCCCTTTGGTGATTTTCCAACCACGGGAAGTCAGTGCTTCACGAACCGCATCCAGATCGTCAGCGGCAGTGAAGAACTCATAAGTGCCTTCGTCAGCAGAAACTTCATTGGCGCCAGCTTCGATGGCTTCTTCATCCGGATCAAACGATCCGTCCTTAGTGCCTTCAATCAGGCCCACGCGATCAAACATCCATGCAACAGAGCCGGTTTCACCCATGCTCCCTTCGTGGGATTTGAAGGCGTGACGCATGTCCGGAGCCGTTCTGTGTTTGTTGTCCGTTTGGCACTCTACGATGACACCAACTCCATGAGGGCCATAGCCTTCATAGGTCAGCTCTTCGATCACCTTGCCGTCATCCAGAAGACCCGCACCTTTTTTGATGGCGCGTTCGATAGTGTCATTCGGGCAGGAAACTTTTTTAGCTGCATCCACAGCCAGACGAAGACGGGCATTGGCATTGGGATCAGGGCCACCAGCTTTTGCAGCAACGGCAATCTCGCGCGCAAGTTTGGTGAATATTTGGCCTTTTTGTTGAGCTTTCTCAACTTTACCGGCGGTTTTCCATGATTTACCCATATATCTCCTTCTTAGGCTTGGGACTTATTGCACCAAATCAGGAAATATTTGGCAAGAAAGGGAGCGGGATGTAAAAGGGGCTATGTTCAGTTTTTTGGTCCCTGATGTGTGGGAAAAAATAGACAATATCGAAAAATCCTGTGAGGAAGCATTTAAACTCACTCAACCCTGGACTCAGATGCCTGAAGATCCGGCAAGGGACGTCCTTTTGCTGCATCCAAAGCTTCACCCCCCGAAAAAGGGCTTTTCTTCTGCTGAAGGGCAGGCCCGCATGCTGCACGACCTGGCCAATATCGAACTTCAGGCCATGGAGCTGGGTGTAAGAACCCTGACCGAGTTCCCGGACGCCCCCCAGGGCTTCAAAGAAGAGCTGGTGGCCATCACCATCAATGAATCCGAACATCTGCGCATGTGCCTGGAGGGTATTGAATCCCTGGGGTTTAAATGGGGCGATTGGCCGGTGCACTCCGCACTTTGGCGTGCGGTCGGTGCTGAAGACACCTTGTTGGATCGTATCCTGATCGTGCATCGTTATCTTGAAGGCAGCGGCCTGGATGCCGGGGATACTTTGATCCGCCGTCTGGAAGGCCTGGGGTCGAATGGCCCGATTCAAAAGATCGTAAAACAGATCAATCACGACGAAATTGGCCATGTTAATTTTGGTTCTGAATGGTACCGCGAAATCTGCCGTCAGGAAAAGATGGATGCCGGCGAGGACTTCTTTAAGCGCATGGCGGATTTGCGTCTGCGTTTGCCCAAGCGAATTGAGCCGGTGAACCGCGTTTTACGCTCCAAGGCCGGTTTCACGGATGAAGAGATTCAGTATTTTGAAAACCTGCGCCTTGATTTCATGAACAAGGACAAAAAGCCCTAATCCAGATCGTGGTAATACGACAAGGTCATGGACGCGAAGCTGTGGAAGTTGTCTCGTTCTTCAAACTCGGGTGAAACGGTCACAAATCTCCAGATAAAGCTGAAGTTCATGTACTGCACACCGTAACCAAATTCCGTTTCGGCGACAAAGGGTTTGCGGGTCACATGCGGGCCGTTGTGAAAGATACTGCCGTCGATAAAGATGTTATGCCCCACCAGATTTCCGCGGGCGGCACCGTAAACATATGCCCGCCATGGCAGATCGGCTTTGCTTTCGCGTGGATCTTTGATCATGTCACCATCTGAAGCTGAGGGGCGGGTGGGACCAAAGTCGTTCGGTATATTGACTCCCAGTCGTCCAATCACGCCGGTGTGTGCAGCAACCAGGGCATTGCCCAGGGATCCTCCGACATAGGGAATCACGTCAAACATGCGGCCGGTGGTTTTATCCAGCACATCGACAAAGCGCACTTTCTGAAAGTAGGAAGCCTGCACGATCGGCTCGGTGTCGATTTGATTGTCCCAGCCTTGTGCTTCGGGCACATCGACAATGTGGTGGAATCCATTTTGAACCTGTTCGCCCATGGCCGGAGGCCCGACGATACCGATATCAAGCTCCAGGCTGTGGCTGTGGGTTTCGGTTTTGTAGTTTGCTGTAAACCCCAGGTACAGCCAGGCCGCATAGGGGCGGTCATCCAGAATAGGTTCTTTGGTGTCGGTGTTTTCCGGAGTGTAGATTTTCTGATTCAGGGAAATGCCGAAGTTGGTGGTTGATTGCTCAAGTTCCTTCTTGAGTCCCTGTGACCACTCCGTCAAAGTGGGTGCCCAGGATGGAATGGTGTCTTCGGCATAGATGTAAGCAAATCTAAAACCGCTTGAATAATCATCATCGGAGTTCGGTCCGCCCATGCGGCGGGTGTCGTTTTCAATCGTTGCGCTGTAGGATTCCCCTTTGCTGGCTGCGATCGCCAGCGGGTTGAATCCTGCAAAAACCAATGCAGCCAGCAGCAATGCCCTAATCAAGACGTTCGTCCTCTTCAAGGAAGCGCCATTGGCCTTCAGGAAGCTGACCCAGGCGGATTTTCCCAATGCGCACACGTTTTAGGCCTGTGACTTTCAAGCCCACCAGTTCACACATGCGACGGATCTGACGTTTTTTACCTTCCTGCAAAACAAAGCGCAGCTGATCTTCATTCAGCCATTCGACTTTGGCAGGTTTAAGCTTTTTGCCATCCAAAGAAAGACCGAAATTCAAAAGCTTCAGTTTATCCGGTGGCAGCTGACCTTGCACACGCACGATGTATTCTTTTTCGACCTTGGATTCTTCGCCGATGATTTTTTTTGCGATTCGTCCGTCCTGCGTAAACAGCAGCAAGCCTTGGGAATCAATATCCAGGCGACCGGCCACAGCCAAACCTTTGAAATGTTCTTCTTTCAGGCGGGTTTTGGAATTTCCGAACTGATTTTGTGCTGTGATCAGTTTGATCGCCGGCTGGTAGGGTGGTTCCGGTTGGGCGGAAACATAGCCTACCGGTTTGTTTAAAAGAATTGTAGCCAGACGTTTTTGTTGTTTCAGCGCCTGAGCTTCCAGTGTGATCTTTACATCCGGGCTGACCTTGGTGCCCAGCTGATCGATGATCTCGCCGTTGACCATCACCAGCCCGCGGGAAATATAATCATCAGCCTCGCGGCGGGAACAGATGCCTTTTTCAGCCATCAATTTGGAAAGGCGTACTTTATTGTCTTCGCTCATAGGCGGATCTCCGTCCAGATGTTGTCCATCTCGTAAAGGCGCAGATAAGAAATTTCTTCGGCCTTCACCTGACTTTTTAGTTTTTCCAGAAAATACAGACAGATGTTTTCTGTCGTCGGAATGTTTGTTTTAAATTCCGGAATCACGAAGTTCAAATGCTCGTGATCCAGTTTTGTCGTCAACGAATTCAGGACAGACTGATAATGATCGGCCTGCGTCTGCCAGTTTTCATTCTGACCGTGAAAGCCTGCTTCCAGCACATAGTTGTGCCCATGTCCGTACTGCGTGTAGCAGCGGCCAAAGGTTTCGCGGTTCTTTTGTTCATCCCATTGGGGTTGAGCATAAAAGTGCGCGGCGCTAAAGGGGCTTTTAAGGGTGATGATCATGTCAGATTGATTCCGCCGTCGACAGAAAGCACAGCCCCTGTGGTCCAGGAAGAAAGATCCGAGCCCAGGAAGTAAACCGCACGCGCGATGTCTTCAGGCTTTCCGATGCGACCCAAGGGTTGCAAACCGCCCATTTTATCCAGGGTCTCTTTTTTCTGATCGTCCGGCAAAGCATGGAACTGGTGAATCGGGGTGTCGACCAGGCCTGGGCACACGCAATTGGCGCGGATATTCAGAGGTCCGCCTTCCAAAGCCAGACTTTCTGTCCAGTTCACCAAGGCGGCTTTCACCGCTGAATAAGCGGAAGTCGGGCCTTGAGGGCGCAGTCCCAGTGTCGAGGAGATATTCACGATACTGCCGCCGCCTTGTTCTTTGAAGTACGGGAAGAAAGCGCGAACAATGCGCAATGGTCCCAACATGTTAACTTCAAACTGGCGACTCCACAGTTCATCGGATCCGGAGTCAGTGGTGTTGCTTTCATAGATGCCGGCATTGTTCACCACGCATTCCACGCGGTGGATTTTTGCGCCCATGACTTCACCCAGGCGCTTGTTCAAAGCCGCTTCATCAGACAGATCACAGGAGACGATGGAAGCACCGCTACGGCATTTCAAAGCCACGTCCTGCAGGCGCTCTTTGTTGCGACCCATAAGATAGACAAAGTATCCGTTTTTGGAAAATTCGATTGCGGTGGCGGCACCGATGCCACTGCTGGCGCCAGTGATAAGGACGGCTTTTTTCAAGTTGGACCCCCGAACCTCACTCCGGCTTCGTCGGAGTGCTAATAGATTTGAACTGGACTTATGGTAGCAAAAGAGGGGGCCGAAGAGAAGTTATGTCCATGCGCGAAGCGACGTCTATCGGAATAAAGTTCTTCTTTGTCGGTCTTTTGATCTTCGGGGCCTTTTTCAGCCATTTTTAAACCCGGCCACGCCACTAACAAATAAAAAAAAGCCGGGTGGGAGCCCGGCTTTTAACGGATGAATTTGAAATAGGAACAGTGTTAAGCCACTTTTTTTGCTGCCGTGTAGTGGTAGAACTTCTTGTCGAAGTCCGGCGCCTTCATGCCTTCTTTGGTGATCAGGCCGGCTTTAAACCAGTCAAAGTGTTCTGCACAGAAACCTGCTTTATCGGATTTCTTTTTGCAGCCTTCGCCGCAGCAGCGAGCAGATTCAAGGGAAACAACATTGTTTGGGATCTGTTTATCAAATTTTTTGTCAGCCATACGTGTGACCTCCAGATGAAATCTTAAGCTGGTTGATTGTCTTAAGACATAAGACTTATCGGCGAAGGTCTTGTGGACTTTAGGAAATCTTCTCAAGTTTAGAAGTCTCAAGTTGAGACACTTAATAGCGATTATAGAAGAAATGGCGGCAGGGAAAGCCGCCCTGCCGCCTTCATGGTTTAATTCACCGTGATCACATCGTTCACGTTAAAGTCACCGGGCATTTGCTTCAGGCCTGAGCCATCTTTTTGGATACGGAAGGTGCCCTCATTGGTCGTAAAGAAGACATGCTTACCCACGACATAGAAGGATTTGATGCCGGTTTGATTTACCAAAACTTCTGCTGTGGCGTTGGCAAAGTCTGTCAGATCAATACGTTGTAGTTTATTATCAGCTCCCAGGAAGAAAATAAAGTCCCCGGAAATAAAGCACGCAATGCTCGGTTTGATAACGCTGGAGTTAATGAATATGGACCATGCAGGCTGGGTGTTTTCTTGATAGCGGAATCGCTGGGTGACGGGAGCGGAAAGATCCACAGTCAATACACCCCTGCCAGTCACGATATGGCGTTTTTCCGAGTCGATAGTGTATTGTCCGCGGCATAGCAGGGTGCCGGTATCATAGTTCATGTTACTGGTGAAGGGTTTGATTTGTTCCACCGGCGTGTGTACAACTCCGGTCGGGTGAATATTTACTTCGCTCAGGGTGAAGTCCACATCTGTGATGGCAGGTGAGCTTGCTTGCAAATGATGGTACGGTCCGCTATTGGATCGTACCGAGAATAATTTCCCGTTGTGGTGAATATAAGAAAACTCCTGTGGGCCGCCATAGGGAGTGATTTGAACTTGGGTCATATCCCCATTGGGAGTCATAGCTATCGTTGGATAGTTTTCGTCGCCGTTGTCGAGGGTTCGTACTACTTGGGCTGCCACATTGTAGTTTTCATCAATCAGCATCGGCTCGCGGCTGCCGCCTTCGTCCGGAACATCTCCCTCATCATTCCACCACAGTGTTGACTGGGAGGTGAGGAATCGATCGCCTGGGATAAATGTGTAATTGGCAGGCAGGGTGATGTGAGTTTGAAGCTGTTTGGTTTCCAGGTTCATTCGTTTTAGATTTTTCAAATCACTGCTGAAAGCAAACAGGTGCCCATTAAACAAAGTGACGGATCGGGTATTGATATCCATTTCTTCCAGACGAATGATGGATCCATTCTGGATATTCACCAGACCGATAAAGGCATCCTGAATTACCACCAAAGCGTATTTCTTGGAAAGCCACTTTACCTGAGAAATGGACAGTTCAAGCTCATGTTCGATGCCTTGGTCATTCACCCAGATCTGGCGGGTGTATTCGCCAGAATCCAATAGATTATAAAGACGATCCATTTTTCCTGTGCTGGCTTTGGAAAGCCCTGTTGAAGAGGAATCCCCCGATGCGCGGAATAAAGCCGTCGTGCCATTCATTTTGAATGATGTGATGTCGCTGAGGCTGGAAGATTGATGGGCACTTTGCGGGGTGCATGCGGAAAGAACCAGTAGACCGGCCCACAGAAAGGAATTGTTTTTCATAAACGAACCTCTTTTCCCAGTACCTAAATTTTCGGCGGGACCGAGGTGTTTTTGCAGTCAAAATACGGGCAAAATCAGAGATGCTAAGTAGTGAAAAAAGCACACTCCGTATCAAATGAAGATATAAACTTAAAAGTATTTGCAAAAGAAAAAGCCCCTGGAAAAAGGGGCCTTGCCGGTTAAATCAGTTTCAGGAAGCGGCCCAGATCAACGGGTTTAGAGAACAAATACCCCTGGCCAAAACGAGCGCCCAGAGTTTCAAGCACCAGCGCTTCTTCGTGGTGTTCGATGCCTTCGGCGATGACTTCGATATCCATGGCGTGCGCCAAGTGGATGATCGAGCTGACGACCGCTTTGGATTTTGGATCACTCAGAATCTTCATTACGAATGAACGGTCGATTTTCAGAAAACTGATCGGCATCTGGGTCAGGTATTGCAGGCCCGAGAATCCGGTTCCGAAATCATCGATGGAAATCGCATAGCCCAGGCTGCGGCACTGGTTTAGAGCATCAATGGCGATCGCGCCATCCATCATGATTCTTTCGGTCATTTCAAGTTTGATGTTCTGGGTGTGCAGGTCATGCTTTTCGCGCAGATCTTCCAGATTGTTCACGAAATCAGAATGCGTGAACTGACGGCCGGAAATATTAATGCTCATCATGAAGTCATCAGACATGCGATCTTTTTTGTTCAGACGCAGCTGATCTTGAATGGTGCGCAGGTCTTTCAGGGCCTGATTGATAATCCAATGGCCAATCGGAATCACCATCGAAGAGTTTTCAATGATGTCGATGAAAAGATTCGGGGAAACCAAACCATGCTGCGGGGAGTTCCAGCGCAGAAGGGCCTCGCAGCCCGTGATGGTTTTGTTTTTAAGATTCACGATCGGCTGATAGAACAGTTCAAATTCCTTGTTCTGGAAAGCCTGGAAAATCTGATTTTCAAGTTTGATCTGATCCAGCGCACTTTGAGTTCCGTCATCACCCGCGCCTGAATTGTCGAATTCAGCTTCAGAAATACGGGAACCACCCGGGCCGCCGATGTTTTTGCGGCGCAGGCGTTTTAGCAATACACGCATCAAAAGCTGAACGACTTTGTCAGCAGTGGAAACGCGTTCCAAAACCTGTTGTTTGGTGACGATGGCCAGACGGACATCTTCCAAAGCGCGCACACTGGCAGAGCGGTTTTGATTGTCGATCAGGGCCATTTCGCCAAAGATTTCGCCTTCACCCAGGATAGTTAAGGGAATTTCCTCTTTGTCTTTGGTGATGTAAATCAGCACCCGTCCTTTTTCGATGATATAGGCGCAGTCACCTGCATCGCCTTCGCTGAAAATGATCTGATCTTTGTGGATGTCGACGGACTGAGCTGCTGCATTCATATGAGTTTTATTCTAGGGTCTTTGGTGCAGGTTGGACAAGTCCAGCTGATTCATTTGATTCAGTTTCCATCCCGTAAATTCAGGCTTGGCCAGCATTGAGAAATGAATGGCTCCCAGCGGGATCAGCAGGTGCTTTTTCATCAGGAAGTCCATGCCGGTTTGACACCATTTTTTCTGATCCTGGGGTTTTTCTGCCTTCGCAAGTGAGGACAAAATATTTTCATACTCTGTCGACTTCAGGCGGATGTAGTTTTCCGGGCTCAGCGGCGCAAATGTTTCTAAGGCTGCAAGACAGGTCGGACGATCCGGAGCCACGCCTTTACGGAACACTGCTGGAGGATTCTGCTGCAGAATTTGCAGATAGACTTTGTTTTCGCGGGACTCAAGATGCGTTTTCAGGCCGGCGTTTTTCAGCCACTGGTTTTGCATCCATTCCGTGGCGCGCTTGTGGTCTTCGCCCCCAAGGCTTGAGAACATCAAAGTAAAGGTTGAAGTGTTCTGAATCTTGGGAACTTTCTTTAAGTCAAAGTCGTAACAAGGCGCTTTTTCCGGAAACCAGGA is from Bdellovibrio bacteriovorus str. Tiberius and encodes:
- a CDS encoding YebC/PmpR family DNA-binding transcriptional regulator, giving the protein MGKSWKTAGKVEKAQQKGQIFTKLAREIAVAAKAGGPDPNANARLRLAVDAAKKVSCPNDTIERAIKKGAGLLDDGKVIEELTYEGYGPHGVGVIVECQTDNKHRTAPDMRHAFKSHEGSMGETGSVAWMFDRVGLIEGTKDGSFDPDEEAIEAGANEVSADEGTYEFFTAADDLDAVREALTSRGWKITKGELSYKAKNITELSDEQRKDVAEFLNYLDDMDDTHRVHATI
- a CDS encoding DUF455 family protein, which encodes MFSFLVPDVWEKIDNIEKSCEEAFKLTQPWTQMPEDPARDVLLLHPKLHPPKKGFSSAEGQARMLHDLANIELQAMELGVRTLTEFPDAPQGFKEELVAITINESEHLRMCLEGIESLGFKWGDWPVHSALWRAVGAEDTLLDRILIVHRYLEGSGLDAGDTLIRRLEGLGSNGPIQKIVKQINHDEIGHVNFGSEWYREICRQEKMDAGEDFFKRMADLRLRLPKRIEPVNRVLRSKAGFTDEEIQYFENLRLDFMNKDKKP
- a CDS encoding lipid A deacylase LpxR family protein; translated protein: MIRALLLAALVFAGFNPLAIAASKGESYSATIENDTRRMGGPNSDDDYSSGFRFAYIYAEDTIPSWAPTLTEWSQGLKKELEQSTTNFGISLNQKIYTPENTDTKEPILDDRPYAAWLYLGFTANYKTETHSHSLELDIGIVGPPAMGEQVQNGFHHIVDVPEAQGWDNQIDTEPIVQASYFQKVRFVDVLDKTTGRMFDVIPYVGGSLGNALVAAHTGVIGRLGVNIPNDFGPTRPSASDGDMIKDPRESKADLPWRAYVYGAARGNLVGHNIFIDGSIFHNGPHVTRKPFVAETEFGYGVQYMNFSFIWRFVTVSPEFEERDNFHSFASMTLSYYHDLD
- a CDS encoding pseudouridine synthase, whose product is MSEDNKVRLSKLMAEKGICSRREADDYISRGLVMVNGEIIDQLGTKVSPDVKITLEAQALKQQKRLATILLNKPVGYVSAQPEPPYQPAIKLITAQNQFGNSKTRLKEEHFKGLAVAGRLDIDSQGLLLFTQDGRIAKKIIGEESKVEKEYIVRVQGQLPPDKLKLLNFGLSLDGKKLKPAKVEWLNEDQLRFVLQEGKKRQIRRMCELVGLKVTGLKRVRIGKIRLGQLPEGQWRFLEEDERLD
- a CDS encoding 6-carboxytetrahydropterin synthase, whose product is MIITLKSPFSAAHFYAQPQWDEQKNRETFGRCYTQYGHGHNYVLEAGFHGQNENWQTQADHYQSVLNSLTTKLDHEHLNFVIPEFKTNIPTTENICLYFLEKLKSQVKAEEISYLRLYEMDNIWTEIRL
- a CDS encoding SDR family NAD(P)-dependent oxidoreductase produces the protein MKKAVLITGASSGIGAATAIEFSKNGYFVYLMGRNKERLQDVALKCRSGASIVSCDLSDEAALNKRLGEVMGAKIHRVECVVNNAGIYESNTTDSGSDELWSRQFEVNMLGPLRIVRAFFPYFKEQGGGSIVNISSTLGLRPQGPTSAYSAVKAALVNWTESLALEGGPLNIRANCVCPGLVDTPIHQFHALPDDQKKETLDKMGGLQPLGRIGKPEDIARAVYFLGSDLSSWTTGAVLSVDGGINLT
- a CDS encoding EAL domain-containing protein, translating into MNAAAQSVDIHKDQIIFSEGDAGDCAYIIEKGRVLIYITKDKEEIPLTILGEGEIFGEMALIDNQNRSASVRALEDVRLAIVTKQQVLERVSTADKVVQLLMRVLLKRLRRKNIGGPGGSRISEAEFDNSGAGDDGTQSALDQIKLENQIFQAFQNKEFELFYQPIVNLKNKTITGCEALLRWNSPQHGLVSPNLFIDIIENSSMVIPIGHWIINQALKDLRTIQDQLRLNKKDRMSDDFMMSINISGRQFTHSDFVNNLEDLREKHDLHTQNIKLEMTERIMMDGAIAIDALNQCRSLGYAISIDDFGTGFSGLQYLTQMPISFLKIDRSFVMKILSDPKSKAVVSSIIHLAHAMDIEVIAEGIEHHEEALVLETLGARFGQGYLFSKPVDLGRFLKLI